In the Duncaniella freteri genome, one interval contains:
- a CDS encoding 5-formyltetrahydrofolate cyclo-ligase translates to MNKDDIRRRIKARKTMLDAAEKNSAAEKVFSILEKTAAFMLADRILMYHSLPDELSTHKFIDRWASKKHFYLPRVNGVNLDILPYDETRLSLGSFQIEEPTGDDTTDINDIELIIVPAVAYDRQGNRVGRGKGYYDRLLTGSKATKIGVGYDFQLIEEGIDTDPHDVRMDVVITESHHIVIRRK, encoded by the coding sequence ATGAATAAGGACGATATACGACGCAGGATCAAGGCCCGCAAAACTATGCTTGATGCAGCTGAAAAAAATTCAGCTGCTGAGAAAGTGTTCTCCATACTGGAAAAGACGGCAGCGTTCATGCTTGCCGACAGAATACTCATGTACCACTCTCTTCCTGACGAGCTATCAACCCATAAGTTCATAGACCGCTGGGCATCGAAGAAGCACTTCTATCTGCCACGTGTCAACGGTGTAAACCTCGACATACTCCCTTACGACGAGACTCGACTGTCATTAGGCTCATTTCAGATAGAGGAGCCTACAGGCGACGACACTACCGACATCAACGATATTGAACTGATAATAGTGCCAGCAGTCGCATACGACCGTCAAGGCAACCGCGTAGGCAGGGGCAAAGGGTATTATGACCGATTGCTTACAGGAAGCAAAGCCACAAAAATAGGGGTCGGCTACGACTTCCAGCTTATAGAAGAAGGCATAGACACCGACCCCCATGATGTACGCATGGATGTGGTGATAACCGAATCCCACCACATAGTCATCCGTCGGAAATAG
- a CDS encoding S41 family peptidase, with product MNNRLKNPGVWMPLALALALVGGMWIGKTFFNNYHGWDSRSKLDTILELINKNYVDEIDTDSILEVSFPEIISHLDPHSVYIPASDLQSVNEELEGSFSGIGISFNMLGDTINVLEVISGGPSEKVGILPGDRIITINDSLVAGQKWTNSKVMSNLRGPKGSTVRLGIKRPTAKELLPYDVKRDDIPVTSIDASYFIDDEVGYIKINKFGATTYSEFLTSMVTLMADGAKRFIIDLRGNGGGFMDHAVLMANEFLPSGSPIVAIKGKNRSRDNATMSDGSGSFKDKELVVLLDEISASASEIFAGAMQDNDRGLIIGRRSFGKGLVQNQLELPDSSALRLTIARYYTPSGRCIQKTYAPGVDYERELLNRFEHGELYSADSIKQDKSLEFTTLHGRTVYGGGGITPDIFVPNDSTGITSYYINVINAGLIPKYTFEYTDANRANLSKSKDGHELLTMLPDDDTLLQNFVNYAQKNGVAPRWYYINLSRDLLVNSLKAMIARNIHGVQGYYEVMNDSDPTVLAALEALNSGKSAFPITDSNAKKDNE from the coding sequence ATGAACAATCGCCTTAAGAACCCCGGAGTCTGGATGCCCCTGGCACTGGCGTTAGCCCTTGTAGGAGGGATGTGGATAGGCAAAACCTTCTTCAACAACTACCACGGATGGGACTCCCGCTCAAAGCTTGACACCATCCTTGAGCTTATCAACAAGAATTACGTCGATGAAATCGACACGGACAGCATTCTTGAAGTTTCATTTCCAGAAATAATATCCCATCTCGATCCACACTCTGTATATATACCCGCATCAGATCTACAAAGTGTCAACGAAGAGCTTGAAGGCTCATTCTCAGGCATAGGCATATCATTCAATATGCTTGGCGACACCATCAACGTGCTTGAAGTGATATCCGGCGGACCGTCCGAAAAAGTGGGTATACTGCCTGGCGACCGTATCATCACTATCAACGATTCTCTTGTTGCAGGACAGAAATGGACTAACAGCAAAGTGATGAGCAATCTTCGAGGCCCCAAAGGCTCGACCGTGCGTCTCGGCATAAAAAGACCTACCGCCAAGGAGCTATTGCCATATGATGTGAAGCGCGATGACATACCTGTGACGTCAATCGATGCCTCCTACTTCATCGACGACGAAGTGGGATACATCAAGATCAATAAGTTCGGAGCCACAACCTACAGTGAGTTCCTTACATCCATGGTGACACTGATGGCTGACGGAGCTAAAAGATTCATAATCGACCTTCGCGGAAACGGAGGTGGATTCATGGACCATGCTGTACTTATGGCAAATGAGTTTCTTCCGTCAGGGAGCCCTATTGTAGCCATCAAAGGGAAAAACAGATCTCGCGACAATGCCACAATGAGCGATGGGTCAGGCTCTTTTAAAGATAAAGAATTAGTGGTGCTCCTTGACGAGATATCGGCAAGCGCAAGCGAGATCTTCGCCGGTGCCATGCAGGACAACGACCGCGGACTCATCATCGGACGCCGTTCATTCGGAAAAGGACTTGTCCAGAATCAGCTTGAGCTCCCTGACAGCAGCGCCCTCCGCCTCACAATAGCTCGCTACTACACCCCCTCAGGCAGATGCATCCAGAAAACATATGCCCCAGGAGTGGACTACGAGCGTGAACTGCTCAACCGTTTCGAGCATGGCGAGCTCTATAGCGCAGACTCCATCAAACAGGATAAGTCCCTTGAATTCACCACACTCCACGGCAGGACTGTATATGGCGGAGGCGGAATCACTCCCGACATATTCGTCCCAAACGATTCAACCGGAATCACATCCTATTATATAAATGTGATAAATGCTGGGCTCATACCGAAATACACCTTTGAATACACAGATGCAAACCGTGCAAACCTGTCAAAAAGCAAAGACGGCCATGAGCTCCTGACAATGCTGCCTGATGACGACACTCTACTCCAGAACTTCGTGAACTACGCACAGAAAAACGGAGTAGCACCACGGTGGTATTACATAAACCTTTCACGCGACCTGCTTGTTAATAGCTTAAAAGCAATGATTGCCCGCAACATACATGGCGTGCAGGGATACTACGAAGTGATGAACGATTCAGATCCGACTGTCCTTGCAGCACTTGAAGCCTTGAATTCAGGCAAATCAGCTTTCCCTATAACCGACAGCAACGCGAAGAAGGACAATGAATAA
- a CDS encoding deoxycytidylate deaminase produces MDLSGKQEILDKRYLRMARIWAENSYCERRKVGALLVKDRTIISDGFNGTPAGFENICEDADGVTKTYVLHAEANAITKVARSNNSSEGATLYITASPCLDCAKLIIQAGIRRVVFNELYRITDGIDLLNRAGIECRHIPDTH; encoded by the coding sequence ATGGATCTTTCCGGTAAGCAAGAAATTCTTGACAAGCGTTATCTGCGCATGGCGCGGATATGGGCTGAAAACTCCTATTGCGAACGTCGAAAGGTAGGTGCGCTTCTTGTGAAGGACCGCACCATCATTTCTGACGGTTTCAACGGCACCCCCGCAGGATTTGAAAACATCTGTGAGGATGCTGACGGTGTTACCAAAACCTACGTGTTACATGCCGAGGCAAATGCTATAACCAAGGTGGCTCGCTCCAATAATTCAAGCGAAGGAGCCACCCTGTATATCACCGCATCACCATGCCTGGATTGCGCCAAACTGATCATACAGGCGGGCATACGCAGAGTTGTATTCAACGAGCTCTATCGTATAACCGACGGAATCGACCTTCTCAACCGTGCAGGCATAGAATGTCGACACATACCTGATACTCATTAA
- the bcp gene encoding thioredoxin-dependent thiol peroxidase, producing the protein MEIGSRIPDMLGIDQNGNEVKLSDYPGRSIALYFYPKDSTSGCTAQACNLRDNYQALIDAGYQVIGVSVDSADSHKKFIAKNSLPFPLITDSDHKLVNEFGVWGEKSMYGRKYMGTFRTTFIISPEGTVTRIISPKEVKTKNHAEQILNTR; encoded by the coding sequence ATGGAAATAGGCTCCAGGATTCCCGACATGCTCGGAATTGACCAGAACGGCAATGAAGTAAAATTAAGCGACTACCCCGGCCGTAGCATCGCACTATATTTCTATCCAAAGGACTCGACATCGGGCTGCACCGCCCAGGCATGCAACCTTCGCGATAACTATCAGGCACTCATCGATGCCGGATACCAGGTGATAGGTGTAAGCGTCGACAGCGCGGATTCCCACAAAAAGTTCATAGCCAAAAATTCACTCCCATTCCCACTCATAACCGATTCCGACCATAAACTCGTAAACGAATTTGGAGTATGGGGAGAAAAATCCATGTACGGACGCAAATATATGGGCACATTCCGCACCACTTTTATCATATCACCAGAGGGCACAGTCACTCGAATCATATCGCCAAAAGAAGTGAAGACCAAGAATCACGCCGAACAGATACTTAACACCCGATAA